The window TCTGAGGGGCGGACGTGGGGTGGAGACTAATTCGGGTCTGAATCTGGTTGGTGGCGTCCAGCGCATCCGCAAAGGCGTCCACGAAGCCTTTCTCAAAGGACAGGATGTGCACCCGCTCGGGAAAGCGCATCTTGTCGAGAGACTGGGCGAGCAGCAGGGCATCCCGGTGCGAGCGGCGCAGGATGACGAAGGGGGCGTCCGGTCCCACTTTCTGTGCCACTCGGTCGATCTTGCGCACGGCTATGTTGCCGCAGTCCACCCACAAGCGCAGGGCTCCGTGGTCGTCCAGCGAGACAAGGTCGGGCTTGTAGTGCCAGCCTATGCCTTCCTCGATGCGCGGTTCGTACTCCATGAACAGCAGGTAGCCCAGTATCTTCAGGGCAATATGCCACGCCACCTCGCCGGGGGCGGCGCGCAGCACAAGCTTGATGCGTCGCTCCGGGGCAATAGCCCTGCAGGACGCATCGGGGCAGGCTTGCGGCGGGGTGTTGTGCGGAGGCCTTTGCAGGCTGCGCTTGATGTTCAAGGTGTATTTCATGCGGTTGCCTTGATGGAGAGAGGAGGGCGCAGGAAGAAGCCGTCAGCTCCCTTCCGGCTGACTGAAGCGCGGGTCGCTTACGCTGCAATTTCCCTCAATATCATTATCGTTTTCGGGTATCATCGGTGTCCGTCTGTTGCAAGGGCAGGGGGCGGGGTGTATGGTTCGGCGGTCCTTGCATGCATGGTGCTGTCGTCCTTTTGTTCGGGCGGCATGTTCTCCGGCGCAGGGGCTCGGCACGGCATCGCTATTTCCTTTTCATTCCGCTCATGCAGGAGACTCCCATGTCCGCACCCGTCACGCCTCCGGCAGTCCGCAGGGTCAGCCGCAGGGTTCAGAATATCCGTATTTCCGCTACCAAGCTCATGCCCATGCTGGCCGCCAAGGTGGGCGGCTGCGTCTCTCT is drawn from Desulfovibrio mangrovi and contains these coding sequences:
- a CDS encoding YaeQ family protein, which produces MKYTLNIKRSLQRPPHNTPPQACPDASCRAIAPERRIKLVLRAAPGEVAWHIALKILGYLLFMEYEPRIEEGIGWHYKPDLVSLDDHGALRLWVDCGNIAVRKIDRVAQKVGPDAPFVILRRSHRDALLLAQSLDKMRFPERVHILSFEKGFVDAFADALDATNQIQTRISLHPTSAPQSRMTADCAASSDVYPSVTHMAAIALQVSNRKGDSTLSSAITLQKP